The Planctomycetia bacterium DNA window AAGGCCGGTGGCTCGGTCTCGGAACCCAGATCGACGCCGCGGACGGGCTCGTCAACGACGGCGGGACCGCGACCGAAAAATACCTGACCGGCTATGTCGTCGAGAAGTCCCTGAGCGTGGATAACGTCTTCGTGATTGCGATGATCTTCGGGTTCTTCGCGGTGCCCGCGATCTACCAACACCGCGTGTTGTTTTGGGGCATCCTGGGTGCTTTGATGATGCGCGGCGCGATGATCGCCGTCGGCGCGAAACTGATCGCAGAGTTTCACTGGGTGCTGTACGTCTTTGGCGGTTTCTTGATCCTCACGGCGGTCAAGATGCTGGTCCTGAAGACCGAGCACGGTGCCCCGAACCTGAACCTCATCGTCCGGCTGACGCGACGCTTCTTCCCCGTTACCGCCCGGTTCCACGGGGAGCACTTCGTCGTTCGGGCTGGAGCGCCGGCCTCATACGAGAGCGCGTTCCCCGGTACTGCCGCCATTCCGGATGAGGCCGTGGACCAGGCCCGGCCCGGCACCCTGATGCTTACGCCGCTGGCTTTGGCACTCATCGTGGTCGAGTCGACGGACCTCATCTTCGCGGTGGACTCGATCCCGGCGATTTTCGCCATTACCGCCGATCCGTTTCTGGTGTTCACGAGCAACGTGTTCGCGATCCTGGGCCTTCGCTCGTTGTATTTTGCCCTGGCCGGGATGTTAGACAAGTTCCGCTACCTCAAGGTATCGCTCGCGCTAATCCTTCTTGTGGTCGGCCTCAAGATGTTCTTTGCGGAATGGCTCAAGCTCTCCCTCGGCAAACACTTTAATTTCTATCTGCTGGGCGCGGTGCTCCTGATCCTCACTGTGGGCATCATTGCGTCATTGGTTGCTAGCCGGTCAGATAACAGCCGCGTGGCCAGACGACACCCTTGAC harbors:
- a CDS encoding TerC family protein — encoded protein: MLWLWIGFICFVLVMLALDLGVFHRKAHVVTIKEAVGWSTVWVSLGLAFAVFVYFAYEGRWLGLGTQIDAADGLVNDGGTATEKYLTGYVVEKSLSVDNVFVIAMIFGFFAVPAIYQHRVLFWGILGALMMRGAMIAVGAKLIAEFHWVLYVFGGFLILTAVKMLVLKTEHGAPNLNLIVRLTRRFFPVTARFHGEHFVVRAGAPASYESAFPGTAAIPDEAVDQARPGTLMLTPLALALIVVESTDLIFAVDSIPAIFAITADPFLVFTSNVFAILGLRSLYFALAGMLDKFRYLKVSLALILLVVGLKMFFAEWLKLSLGKHFNFYLLGAVLLILTVGIIASLVASRSDNSRVARRHP